A genomic stretch from Schaalia odontolytica includes:
- a CDS encoding glycosyltransferase family 2 protein produces MTHPTAQSRLLIIIPAWNEEEVLGDVLEMVKAEKPSHADILVVSDGSMDATADIARAAGVAVLDLPLNLGVGGAMRAGFQYARRMGYEYACQLDADGQHDPREINTLIETASSEHADVVIGSRFAGKGDYQARGPRKWAMNLFSVILSRVCKTRLSDTTSGFKLYGPRALSLFAHNYPAEYLGDTIGALVIAARSRLVVREVGVQMHPRAGGEPSHNPIKSALFLVRATMALAVSLSRPGEKAAQASEEDA; encoded by the coding sequence GTGACGCACCCCACTGCTCAGTCGCGCCTCCTTATCATCATCCCCGCGTGGAACGAGGAGGAGGTACTCGGTGATGTCCTTGAGATGGTGAAGGCCGAAAAGCCATCTCATGCCGACATTCTCGTGGTCTCCGACGGATCGATGGACGCGACCGCCGACATAGCGCGCGCCGCGGGCGTCGCCGTCCTCGACCTGCCGCTCAACCTGGGGGTCGGCGGTGCGATGCGTGCCGGCTTCCAGTACGCGCGGCGCATGGGCTACGAGTATGCGTGCCAGCTCGACGCGGACGGCCAGCACGATCCGCGCGAGATTAACACGCTCATCGAGACGGCTTCGAGCGAGCACGCGGACGTCGTCATCGGTTCGCGCTTCGCGGGCAAGGGCGACTATCAGGCGCGAGGCCCGCGCAAGTGGGCGATGAACCTCTTTTCGGTCATCCTCTCGCGCGTGTGCAAGACTCGCCTGAGCGATACGACGAGCGGCTTCAAGCTCTACGGTCCCCGGGCGCTGTCGCTTTTTGCGCACAACTACCCGGCCGAGTATCTGGGCGACACGATTGGCGCGCTCGTGATCGCTGCGCGATCGCGTCTAGTCGTGCGCGAGGTGGGCGTGCAGATGCACCCGCGTGCGGGCGGGGAGCCCTCCCACAATCCGATCAAATCTGCGCTCTTCCTGGTGCGCGCGACGATGGCCCTCGCGGTCTCTCTGTCGCGTCCCGGCGAAAAGGCTGCCCAGGCGTCGGAGGAGGACGCATGA
- a CDS encoding DUF2304 domain-containing protein — protein sequence MSPTYVLGLVFAIIILLLVFVKMRNSGLKERYGLWWYCIAFFTALLSIFPQILKWTAFQLGVVVPLNLGFFLAGVVLLMLSLRFSVDLSRSDEDRRRLTEEAAILRLQVEDLRRRVDTLEAPREGEGQSH from the coding sequence ATGAGCCCTACGTACGTGCTCGGACTGGTGTTCGCGATCATCATCCTGTTGCTGGTGTTCGTGAAGATGCGTAACTCGGGCCTGAAGGAGCGCTACGGTCTGTGGTGGTATTGCATCGCCTTCTTTACGGCGTTGCTGTCGATTTTCCCGCAGATCCTGAAGTGGACGGCGTTTCAGCTGGGTGTTGTCGTCCCGCTGAACCTGGGCTTCTTCCTGGCCGGCGTCGTCCTGCTGATGCTCTCGCTGCGATTCTCGGTGGACCTGTCGCGTTCCGATGAGGATCGTCGACGTCTGACCGAGGAAGCCGCGATCCTGCGCCTCCAGGTGGAGGATCTGCGCCGTCGAGTCGATACCCTCGAAGCGCCGCGCGAGGGGGAGGGCCAGTCCCACTGA
- a CDS encoding phosphotransferase, producing MTSAKSPLELAALATAAVPGMRVTALRPPSYSDELSTVTGIEDATGNRWIVTCHHEEVSGPALEATSGILNRLGQAYDHDYIPFDVPRLAGQARLEHGENVYVHRDPGGCAPTDEDLDTDPLLPASLGRALAALHNLPETVFSSIGLPTYTAIECRDRNLALLDEAAREATIPAALWSRWEAALEDVSLWRFPSAPIHGDIQERCLSVKRGSLLAIGGWTSAQVGDPALDIAWIQASASDAFLERFRETYGHERRATDLHVFTRAQLLSEIALVRWLVHGIHAEDSSIIDEARSMLDDLAKDLDGEPLLPSHASAMGARISLTPVESPSASPVEAPMPSNTDEDDDSNSSEDTVPVSRPASALKRKLAEGEVDPAAPTERLSLGPDGTLLR from the coding sequence ATGACCTCCGCGAAGAGCCCCCTCGAACTGGCAGCCCTGGCCACCGCAGCCGTCCCCGGCATGCGCGTCACAGCCCTGCGACCGCCGTCCTACAGCGACGAGCTCTCCACCGTCACCGGCATCGAAGACGCCACGGGCAACCGCTGGATCGTCACCTGCCACCACGAAGAGGTCTCGGGCCCCGCCCTTGAGGCAACCTCCGGAATCCTCAACCGCCTCGGGCAGGCCTACGACCACGACTACATCCCCTTCGACGTGCCGCGCCTCGCCGGCCAGGCCAGGCTTGAGCACGGAGAAAACGTCTACGTTCACCGGGATCCGGGAGGCTGCGCCCCCACGGACGAGGACCTTGACACCGACCCCCTCCTGCCCGCATCCCTCGGACGCGCCCTCGCAGCACTTCACAATCTTCCCGAGACCGTGTTCTCATCGATCGGCCTGCCCACCTACACGGCCATCGAATGCCGCGACCGCAACCTCGCCCTCCTCGACGAGGCGGCCCGCGAGGCCACCATCCCCGCCGCCCTGTGGAGCCGGTGGGAGGCCGCCCTCGAAGACGTGTCCCTGTGGCGCTTCCCCTCCGCTCCGATTCACGGCGACATCCAGGAACGCTGCCTGTCCGTCAAACGGGGCTCTCTGCTGGCCATCGGCGGCTGGACGAGCGCGCAGGTGGGCGACCCAGCCCTCGACATCGCATGGATCCAGGCCAGCGCCTCCGACGCCTTCCTCGAACGATTCCGCGAGACCTACGGACATGAACGCCGCGCAACCGACCTACATGTTTTCACGCGCGCCCAGCTCCTCAGCGAGATCGCCCTGGTCCGCTGGCTCGTCCACGGCATCCACGCCGAAGACTCCTCCATCATCGACGAGGCCCGCTCAATGCTCGACGACCTAGCCAAGGACCTCGACGGCGAACCTTTGCTGCCCTCGCACGCATCCGCGATGGGGGCCCGCATCTCCCTGACTCCCGTCGAGTCCCCCTCCGCCTCCCCCGTCGAGGCTCCGATGCCGAGTAACACCGATGAAGACGACGACAGCAACTCCAGCGAGGACACCGTCCCCGTATCGCGCCCCGCATCCGCGCTCAAGCGCAAGCTCGCCGAGGGCGAGGTTGACCCCGCAGCACCCACCGAGCGGCTAAGCCTTGGCCCGGACGGCACACTCCTGCGCTAA
- a CDS encoding CpaF family protein, whose translation MEAMTRSLASRVREGLAAGGIDAARDPRAVRALIDRAIDRYAPDLLPSAREQVEATLMDDICGLGPLQALMDDPSVEEIWINAASRVFVARSGVAELTSLILTDEDVRALVERMLHHSGRRLDLSSPFVDAMLAGGERLHVVIPPVTGSSWSVNIRKHIQRARTLEDLLAVEMIAAPMCDFLAASVYCGLSVLVSGGTQAGKTTLLRALAGELPRSRRVISCEEVFELGLANWDHVAMQTRPAGAEGTGEITLRDLVRESLRMRPEYLIVGEVRGPEALDLLVALNAGVPGMATVHANSAREALDKLSILPLLAGENVTTAFVTPTLASSIDLVCHVERGTDGRRYVAEILAVPGRVEGQRIEMATLFTYDGIRCKRGSGGLDLHDRFAAAGYDLASLLEWGTL comes from the coding sequence ATGGAAGCCATGACGCGTTCCCTCGCGTCGCGTGTCCGCGAGGGCTTAGCTGCGGGCGGCATTGACGCGGCCCGAGACCCCAGGGCGGTGCGCGCCCTGATAGATCGCGCCATCGATCGCTATGCCCCGGATCTGTTGCCTTCGGCCCGAGAGCAGGTTGAAGCGACACTCATGGACGACATCTGTGGCCTCGGCCCGCTCCAAGCCCTCATGGACGATCCGTCGGTAGAAGAAATCTGGATCAACGCTGCCTCGCGCGTGTTCGTGGCCAGATCGGGCGTCGCCGAGCTGACCAGCCTTATCCTCACGGACGAAGACGTGAGGGCTCTGGTGGAGAGAATGCTGCATCATTCGGGCCGCCGACTCGATCTTTCGAGCCCGTTCGTGGACGCGATGCTCGCGGGTGGGGAACGCCTCCATGTCGTCATCCCGCCGGTGACGGGCTCATCGTGGAGCGTCAACATCCGCAAACACATCCAGCGGGCGCGCACCCTGGAGGATCTACTCGCGGTGGAGATGATCGCTGCGCCGATGTGTGACTTCCTGGCGGCTTCCGTCTACTGCGGACTCTCCGTGCTCGTCTCGGGCGGTACTCAGGCGGGAAAGACCACGCTGCTGCGCGCCCTCGCCGGGGAGCTGCCGCGTTCGCGCCGAGTGATCTCCTGCGAGGAGGTCTTCGAGCTGGGGCTGGCGAACTGGGATCACGTCGCGATGCAGACACGTCCGGCGGGAGCGGAGGGGACGGGGGAGATTACCCTGCGTGACCTCGTGCGTGAATCGCTCCGCATGCGTCCGGAGTATCTGATCGTTGGAGAGGTACGAGGGCCCGAAGCCCTCGACCTCCTCGTCGCCCTCAATGCAGGCGTGCCGGGCATGGCGACCGTGCACGCCAACTCGGCGCGGGAGGCCCTCGATAAACTCTCGATCCTCCCGCTGCTCGCTGGCGAAAACGTGACGACGGCGTTCGTCACGCCCACCCTCGCGTCGTCGATCGACCTCGTGTGTCACGTTGAACGAGGCACGGATGGGCGCCGCTACGTCGCCGAGATTCTCGCTGTGCCTGGGCGCGTCGAAGGACAGAGAATCGAGATGGCGACGCTCTTCACCTACGACGGGATCCGCTGCAAGCGAGGCAGCGGTGGACTTGACTTGCACGACCGATTCGCGGCCGCAGGCTATGATCTGGCCTCCCTCTTGGAATGGGGGACGCTGTGA
- a CDS encoding type II secretion system F family protein, whose product MGDAVIAVVCGLVFGIGLVLALSPWFMAAPEWRPWGPWKRVCDDVARARVPGLTAARLVMLSAAIGVVVAAVVLAVTDAWPVALIVSLGVAFLPHAWVVSRVRAHAKTVRAAWPEVIDAMVSGVRAGTSLPQVLCDLAEEGPVPVRFAFEAFSRDYSANGRFAPALDRMKEEVADPVADRIIEALRIARSVGGADLTRLLQDLASLLREDSRVRGELEARQSWTVGAARLGIAAPWVVLLLLSGGGASASVWNSPGGIAVLCAGAGICVIAYLAMKAASRLSSDPRNLGGGM is encoded by the coding sequence ATGGGGGACGCTGTGATAGCGGTTGTCTGCGGGCTCGTGTTCGGAATAGGTCTCGTCTTGGCCCTTTCTCCGTGGTTCATGGCCGCGCCGGAGTGGAGGCCTTGGGGGCCCTGGAAGCGCGTGTGTGACGATGTTGCTCGTGCCCGCGTACCCGGTCTGACCGCGGCGCGCCTCGTGATGCTGAGCGCCGCCATCGGGGTGGTCGTGGCAGCGGTGGTTCTTGCAGTGACCGACGCCTGGCCGGTCGCGCTCATTGTGTCACTGGGTGTGGCTTTCCTTCCTCACGCGTGGGTCGTCTCGCGTGTGCGTGCACATGCCAAAACTGTGCGCGCCGCGTGGCCAGAGGTCATCGACGCGATGGTCTCCGGCGTGCGAGCGGGCACCTCGCTGCCCCAGGTCCTGTGTGATCTCGCCGAGGAAGGCCCCGTCCCCGTGCGCTTCGCCTTCGAGGCGTTTTCGCGCGACTACAGCGCTAACGGACGTTTCGCTCCCGCATTGGATCGGATGAAGGAAGAGGTCGCAGACCCCGTCGCCGACCGCATCATCGAGGCTCTGCGCATCGCGCGCTCCGTGGGTGGCGCTGACCTCACACGACTCCTCCAGGACCTGGCCTCCCTCCTGCGCGAGGACTCGCGCGTGCGCGGCGAGCTAGAGGCCCGTCAGTCCTGGACGGTGGGGGCGGCTCGCCTGGGAATCGCTGCGCCCTGGGTCGTGCTCCTCCTCCTGTCGGGTGGTGGCGCGAGTGCCAGTGTGTGGAACTCCCCGGGCGGCATCGCAGTCCTGTGCGCTGGAGCCGGTATCTGCGTCATCGCATACCTGGCAATGAAAGCGGCGAGTCGGCTCAGCTCGGATCCGCGCAACCTGGGAGGTGGAATGTGA
- a CDS encoding type II secretion system F family protein, translating to MSPWMFWVLDVLVGTLAAGGVAFLLAAWFASRPSFVARVAQGRVSQEAPSPLTVWARRASAAALESLGSTTESVARRLALAGMAPEVSVFRLHQALAGIAGLVVACTIVAARPSSSLRASIIPLCACALIGSLLGVAGMDRFLTLRAHARQRAIDAAVPDCAELLALAVAAGESIPAAIERVAACAGGSLGIELALTAGHIRNGTPSVRALADLDERTESPALTRLSRTLTTAIERGSPLASVLHDQARDQRERSLAALMEEGGRREIAMLLPVVFLILPVTVMFALYPGLIALDFTP from the coding sequence GTGAGTCCCTGGATGTTCTGGGTTCTCGATGTGCTGGTCGGAACCCTGGCCGCGGGAGGCGTCGCTTTCTTGCTCGCTGCGTGGTTCGCGAGCCGACCCTCCTTCGTAGCGCGCGTCGCCCAAGGGCGCGTCAGCCAGGAGGCGCCCTCGCCCCTGACCGTGTGGGCTCGACGCGCCAGCGCGGCTGCCCTCGAATCCCTGGGTTCAACCACAGAATCGGTCGCGCGGCGCCTCGCTCTGGCGGGAATGGCGCCGGAGGTCTCCGTCTTTCGGCTGCACCAGGCGCTCGCGGGGATAGCTGGACTTGTGGTCGCGTGTACGATCGTCGCCGCGCGCCCCTCCTCGTCGCTGCGGGCCTCGATCATCCCCCTGTGTGCCTGCGCGCTTATTGGATCGCTGCTGGGAGTAGCCGGGATGGACCGCTTCCTTACCCTTCGGGCACACGCCAGGCAGCGCGCCATCGACGCTGCCGTTCCTGACTGCGCGGAGCTGCTCGCGCTCGCTGTCGCGGCGGGGGAGTCTATCCCCGCCGCTATCGAGCGGGTCGCCGCTTGTGCGGGAGGTTCCCTTGGAATCGAACTCGCGCTGACCGCCGGGCACATCCGCAACGGCACGCCCTCCGTGCGCGCTCTGGCGGACCTCGACGAGCGCACCGAATCGCCTGCGCTGACGCGACTGAGCCGTACGCTCACCACCGCGATCGAGCGTGGTTCGCCCCTGGCCTCGGTCCTGCACGACCAGGCCCGCGACCAGCGGGAGCGCTCGCTCGCTGCCCTCATGGAGGAGGGCGGGCGCCGCGAGATCGCCATGCTCCTGCCCGTCGTCTTCCTCATCCTGCCTGTCACCGTCATGTTTGCCCTCTATCCGGGCCTTATCGCCCTGGATTTCACCCCATGA
- a CDS encoding ABC transporter: MRWTQFRASDAHPERGSEVVSTVLVQGLVVLVILLLAQLAFASHVRTMSVSAASEGARRGGLLGGDEVEAAARTSELLDSLVGAARDRQIDVVRERDGGVDILIVTVRTRLPLVGGFGPRWLTVHGRALVEGP; the protein is encoded by the coding sequence GTGCGATGGACTCAATTTCGGGCATCTGACGCGCATCCCGAGCGCGGTTCGGAGGTCGTGTCAACGGTCCTCGTTCAGGGCCTCGTAGTCCTCGTGATCCTTCTGCTCGCCCAGTTGGCCTTCGCCTCGCACGTGCGCACGATGAGCGTGAGTGCGGCGTCGGAAGGTGCGCGTCGGGGCGGTCTGTTGGGCGGGGACGAAGTCGAGGCGGCCGCGCGCACGAGCGAACTTCTCGACTCGCTCGTGGGTGCTGCGAGGGACCGCCAGATTGACGTGGTGCGCGAGCGCGATGGGGGAGTAGATATCCTCATCGTCACGGTGCGCACGCGCCTGCCTCTCGTCGGCGGCTTTGGCCCGCGCTGGCTCACTGTCCACGGTCGCGCCCTCGTGGAGGGGCCGTGA
- a CDS encoding 1-hydroxy-2-methyl-2-(E)-butenyl 4-diphosphate synthase, with protein sequence MNERGDASVEFLGILVVLVIPVLYIVLAVGQVSAGAMAVDAGAREAARILADDPEREADASHAVALIIEDFGIDAQADVESTCVGCEADGGVVDVQVSVRVPLPFLPAWMGSSGIGVSSSARVPVREVVAHG encoded by the coding sequence GTGAACGAGCGTGGGGACGCCAGCGTCGAATTCCTGGGCATCCTGGTTGTCCTGGTCATCCCGGTCCTCTACATCGTGCTCGCGGTCGGCCAGGTCAGCGCTGGCGCGATGGCGGTGGATGCGGGTGCTCGCGAAGCAGCGCGCATCCTGGCAGACGATCCGGAGCGCGAAGCCGACGCGTCCCACGCCGTGGCTCTGATCATTGAGGACTTTGGGATCGACGCCCAGGCTGATGTGGAATCGACGTGCGTGGGGTGTGAGGCGGATGGGGGAGTCGTTGACGTACAGGTCTCCGTGCGTGTCCCACTTCCCTTCCTGCCCGCGTGGATGGGGAGCTCCGGTATCGGTGTCTCCTCGAGCGCGCGAGTGCCCGTGCGGGAGGTGGTGGCCCATGGATGA
- the gdhA gene encoding NADP-specific glutamate dehydrogenase: protein MSSFDTSRLSPVLASVFESVRRRDPAQAEFHQAVYEVLLTIAPLAQRHPEYADLSIIDRIVEPERQIQFRVPWADDKGNVHVNRGFRVEYNSALGPYKGGLRFHPSVNLSIIKFLGFEQIFKNALTGLPMGGGKGGADFDPKGKSDAEVMRFCQSFMTELSRHIGPDTDVPAGDIGVGGREIGYMFGQYKRLKNRFDAGVLTGKGLSWGGSYVRTEATGYGLVYFAAEMLAAKGTSFDGKRVVVSGSGNVAIYATEKAQQLGATVVAVSDSSGYVLDEAGIDVALLKDIKEVRRGRVSDYAAERPGVVFVSDGSIWDVPCDVALPCATQNELPLEAAQTLIKNGVQLVAEGANMPTTPEAIEALQAAGVAYAPGKASNAGGVATSGLEMQQNSGRTQWPFEETDAKLHQIMVDIHATTVATAEEYGVAGDYVAGANLAGFRKVADAMIAMGLI, encoded by the coding sequence ATGAGCAGCTTTGATACTTCGCGACTTTCCCCCGTGCTGGCATCCGTTTTTGAATCTGTCCGGCGCCGCGACCCCGCCCAGGCCGAGTTTCATCAGGCCGTCTACGAGGTCCTCCTGACGATCGCCCCGCTGGCGCAGCGTCATCCCGAATACGCCGACCTGTCGATCATCGACCGAATCGTCGAGCCCGAGCGACAGATCCAGTTCCGCGTCCCGTGGGCCGACGACAAGGGTAACGTCCATGTGAACCGCGGCTTCCGCGTCGAGTACAACTCCGCTCTGGGCCCCTACAAGGGCGGCCTGCGCTTCCACCCCTCCGTGAACCTGTCGATCATCAAGTTCCTCGGCTTCGAGCAGATCTTCAAGAACGCCCTCACCGGCCTGCCCATGGGTGGCGGAAAGGGCGGCGCGGACTTCGACCCCAAGGGTAAGTCCGACGCCGAGGTCATGCGTTTTTGCCAGTCCTTCATGACTGAGCTCTCCCGCCACATCGGCCCCGACACGGATGTGCCCGCAGGCGACATCGGTGTGGGTGGGCGCGAGATCGGCTACATGTTCGGCCAGTACAAGCGCCTCAAGAACCGCTTCGACGCGGGCGTGCTGACCGGCAAGGGCCTGAGCTGGGGCGGTTCCTACGTGCGCACCGAGGCCACCGGCTACGGCCTCGTCTACTTCGCCGCCGAGATGCTCGCCGCGAAGGGAACCAGCTTCGACGGCAAGCGCGTCGTCGTTTCCGGCTCGGGCAACGTCGCGATCTACGCGACCGAAAAGGCCCAGCAGCTGGGCGCGACCGTCGTCGCCGTGTCCGACTCCTCCGGCTACGTCCTGGACGAGGCCGGCATCGACGTCGCGCTGCTCAAGGACATTAAGGAGGTGCGTCGCGGACGCGTCTCTGACTACGCGGCTGAGCGCCCCGGTGTCGTCTTCGTGTCCGACGGATCCATCTGGGATGTCCCCTGTGACGTCGCCCTGCCCTGTGCGACCCAGAACGAGCTTCCCCTCGAGGCTGCACAAACCCTCATCAAGAACGGCGTCCAGCTGGTCGCCGAGGGTGCCAACATGCCCACCACTCCCGAGGCGATCGAGGCACTGCAGGCCGCGGGCGTTGCCTACGCGCCCGGCAAGGCCTCCAACGCGGGCGGCGTGGCCACCTCCGGCCTCGAGATGCAGCAGAACTCCGGGCGTACCCAGTGGCCGTTCGAGGAGACCGACGCGAAGCTCCACCAGATCATGGTCGACATTCACGCCACCACCGTCGCCACCGCCGAGGAATACGGCGTCGCGGGCGACTATGTTGCCGGCGCAAACCTTGCGGGCTTCCGTAAGGTGGCCGACGCGATGATCGCGATGGGTCTGATCTGA
- the prfB gene encoding peptide chain release factor 2 produces the protein MAIEFSEEIPSLRTTMENIIAVVQPDKLREQIAELNEKAAAPDLWDDPSAAQAVTSALSHRQSELDRITQMSERIDDLEAMVDMAAEDPDESADILAEAEGDLDKLRKDLGDLEIRTLLDGEYDERNAVITIRSGAGGVDAADFAEILLRMYLRWAERHGYPTKVMDTSYAEEAGLKSATFEVQAPYAYGTLSVEAGTHRLVRISPFDNQGRRQTSFAAVEVIPLIETTDHIEIPESELKVDVFRSSGPGGQSVNTTDSAVRMTHIPTGIVVSMQDEKSQIQNRAAALRVLQSRLLVLRHEEEQAKKKELAGDVKASWGDQMRSYVLQPYQMVKDLRTEFESGNPQSVFDGDIDGFINAGIRWRKNEQKAAQD, from the coding sequence GTGGCCATTGAATTTTCTGAAGAGATCCCGTCCCTGCGCACCACGATGGAGAACATCATCGCGGTCGTGCAGCCGGACAAACTGCGCGAGCAGATCGCCGAGCTGAACGAGAAGGCGGCCGCGCCCGACCTGTGGGACGATCCGAGCGCTGCCCAGGCCGTCACGAGCGCGCTGAGCCACCGCCAGAGCGAGCTGGATCGCATCACGCAGATGAGCGAGCGCATCGACGACCTGGAGGCCATGGTGGACATGGCTGCTGAGGATCCGGACGAGAGCGCCGACATTCTCGCCGAGGCGGAGGGTGACCTGGACAAGCTCCGCAAGGACCTTGGTGACCTAGAGATCCGCACGCTGCTGGACGGCGAATACGACGAGCGCAACGCCGTCATCACCATCCGAAGCGGCGCGGGCGGCGTGGATGCCGCTGACTTCGCCGAGATCCTCCTGCGCATGTATCTGCGCTGGGCGGAGCGTCACGGCTACCCGACGAAGGTCATGGACACCTCCTACGCGGAAGAAGCCGGCCTGAAGTCGGCGACCTTCGAGGTCCAGGCCCCCTACGCGTACGGCACGCTGAGTGTCGAGGCCGGCACGCACCGTCTCGTGCGCATCAGCCCCTTTGACAACCAGGGTCGCCGCCAGACATCCTTCGCTGCCGTCGAGGTCATCCCCCTCATCGAGACGACGGACCACATCGAGATCCCCGAGTCCGAGCTCAAGGTCGACGTCTTCCGTTCCTCTGGCCCCGGTGGACAGTCCGTCAACACGACCGACTCGGCCGTGCGTATGACCCACATCCCCACGGGCATCGTCGTGTCGATGCAGGATGAGAAGTCCCAGATCCAGAACCGTGCGGCCGCTCTGCGAGTCCTGCAGTCCCGCCTCCTCGTGCTGCGCCACGAGGAGGAGCAGGCGAAGAAGAAGGAGCTCGCCGGCGACGTCAAGGCCTCGTGGGGCGACCAGATGCGCTCCTACGTCCTCCAGCCGTATCAGATGGTCAAGGATCTGCGCACCGAGTTCGAGTCCGGCAACCCGCAGTCCGTCTTCGATGGCGACA